A genomic segment from Flexistipes sp. encodes:
- a CDS encoding V-type ATP synthase subunit I, with the protein MSKVRIVGPKECSDNVLNVIQQLECMQIERFEEEIESPEKRYHVTEKEITEKVYLEEFKQKINELFSYLPEVEVRKSYINPVNVLDFLKNLVDKHKEYSRTINEEINNLKQNLSSLEKHRSFLTAFEDIATKDYRLLSSDAVGLILKDKKYLENLNLIVEEITDNAYEVFSRILDDKSIAVIYVFDERFAEPVRKKLSMENVKEYQFPEELESKSFFQKLSYISDKIKNMENEILRKEDELHNFAVRWLPVYQSVLNWINARLNLISAKNIIYETKYCFVIFGWLPSKDLEKLKNAIADYCLEEIDIKELEITQADLNRIPVMLHNSTYFKPFSLFTRFLPLPSYTSFDPTIFIGIFLPVFFGMILGDMGYGIIILIISLAMIFLSKPDTTVSDAGKVFSVCAVYTIIFGFLYGEFFGSFGRHIFGLEPILVDREEEILTTAYLAVSIGVFHVLLGLVLNGISSIRSKNLKSFITSLAMTILIAASVVLLVVLFKWEKGLLSMSLIWIIVGLTFVLVILGGLIAPLEILKSMGNIISYVRIMAIGLASVMLAHVANMLSGKAGNIFLGIFIAVLLHLLNLLLGVFSPTIHSLRLNYVEFFSKFLESEGKGFKPLKK; encoded by the coding sequence ATGTCAAAGGTCCGCATCGTAGGACCCAAAGAATGCTCTGATAATGTGCTCAATGTTATTCAGCAGCTTGAATGCATGCAGATTGAGCGTTTCGAGGAAGAGATTGAGAGCCCGGAAAAAAGGTATCATGTTACCGAAAAAGAAATAACCGAGAAAGTATATCTTGAAGAATTCAAACAAAAAATTAACGAACTGTTCTCCTATCTGCCTGAAGTTGAAGTACGCAAGAGCTACATAAATCCTGTAAATGTTTTGGATTTTTTAAAAAATCTTGTGGATAAGCATAAAGAGTATTCCAGAACTATCAATGAGGAAATCAACAACTTAAAACAGAATCTCAGTTCTCTGGAGAAGCACAGAAGTTTTCTAACGGCTTTTGAAGACATTGCCACCAAAGATTACCGCCTTCTCAGTTCTGATGCAGTGGGACTGATTTTAAAAGATAAAAAATATCTGGAAAATCTTAATTTGATAGTGGAGGAAATCACAGATAATGCCTATGAGGTTTTCTCAAGGATACTGGATGATAAATCCATTGCAGTTATTTATGTTTTTGATGAGAGGTTTGCTGAGCCTGTAAGGAAAAAGCTCAGTATGGAAAATGTGAAGGAGTATCAGTTCCCCGAAGAGCTTGAGTCCAAATCCTTTTTCCAAAAACTTTCATACATTTCTGACAAAATTAAAAATATGGAAAACGAAATTTTGAGAAAGGAAGATGAACTGCATAATTTTGCCGTCAGATGGCTTCCCGTTTACCAGAGTGTTCTGAATTGGATTAATGCACGTTTAAACCTTATAAGTGCGAAAAATATTATATATGAGACCAAATACTGCTTTGTTATTTTTGGTTGGCTGCCTTCAAAGGATCTGGAAAAACTGAAAAATGCTATAGCAGATTACTGCCTTGAGGAGATTGATATTAAAGAGCTGGAAATCACTCAGGCTGACCTGAACAGAATTCCTGTGATGCTGCATAACTCAACTTACTTTAAGCCTTTCTCCCTTTTTACACGTTTTCTGCCTCTTCCTTCTTATACCTCATTCGACCCTACTATTTTTATCGGTATATTTCTTCCCGTTTTTTTTGGAATGATTTTGGGTGACATGGGATATGGTATTATTATCCTTATTATATCACTTGCAATGATTTTTTTGAGCAAACCTGACACAACTGTTTCCGATGCAGGTAAAGTTTTTTCCGTATGTGCCGTCTATACAATAATTTTCGGGTTTTTGTACGGGGAATTCTTCGGTTCCTTCGGCAGACATATTTTCGGATTGGAGCCGATTCTTGTGGATAGAGAAGAGGAAATCCTGACAACCGCTTATCTGGCAGTATCCATCGGTGTTTTCCACGTACTTTTAGGCCTTGTTTTAAACGGCATATCTTCGATAAGGTCAAAAAATCTGAAAAGTTTTATCACAAGCCTTGCCATGACAATACTTATTGCTGCCAGCGTTGTACTGTTAGTCGTTCTTTTTAAATGGGAGAAGGGGCTGCTCAGTATGAGTTTGATATGGATAATTGTGGGACTGACGTTTGTTCTGGTAATACTGGGCGGACTTATTGCTCCTCTGGAAATTTTGAAGAGTATGGGGAACATCATTTCTTATGTCCGTATAATGGCAATCGGACTGGCTTCGGTAATGCTCGCACATGTGGCAAATATGCTTTCGGGAAAAGCCGGGAATATTTTTCTGGGGATTTTTATAGCTGTACTGCTGCACCTTTTAAATCTTCTTCTTGGGGTGTTTTCCCCAACTATACATTCATTGAGGCTCAATTATGTGGAGTTTTTCAGTAAATTTCTGGAGTCGGAAGGAAAAGGTTTCAAACCATTAAAAAAATAA
- a CDS encoding ATPase, translating to MEIVWKAFAAALAIGIPALATAWAQSKIGAAGAGALAEKPELRGTIIILVAIPETMVILGFVVASMLLFG from the coding sequence ATGGAAATTGTATGGAAGGCTTTCGCTGCGGCACTGGCAATAGGAATACCCGCTCTGGCAACAGCGTGGGCTCAGTCAAAGATAGGAGCTGCCGGCGCAGGTGCATTGGCTGAAAAACCGGAACTTCGGGGTACAATAATTATTCTTGTGGCTATTCCCGAAACTATGGTTATTCTCGGTTTTGTTGTCGCTTCAATGCTGCTTTTCGGGTGA
- a CDS encoding DMT family transporter, producing MDNLKAKGIVLAATGVFIISFDALLVRIAYTNIWNIIFWRGIFMGISLTAFLIFRDGFNRLLDFRSNWFKTLLSSAIFVVSGAGFVLSVENTTVANTVVILSMAPLFAALFTRIFLGEPVKSKTWIAMIISLIGVIIIFQDSLGSLNLKGDIIAVITAASMGLNLTFLRKNPELKRTPIVCISGFMLGFAFLPLAAPLDMGVNSYIVLGIMGLFQMPMAMIFMASATRYITSPEASMFQLIESVLGPVWVWLAIGEKPPEATFIGGAIILLTLFVHSYTELKRRKSKPDILQ from the coding sequence ATGGACAATCTCAAGGCCAAAGGAATAGTACTGGCGGCCACCGGTGTTTTTATAATAAGCTTTGATGCCCTTCTTGTCAGAATTGCCTACACAAATATTTGGAATATTATATTCTGGCGGGGAATCTTTATGGGGATTTCACTCACTGCTTTTCTCATTTTCAGAGACGGTTTTAACAGACTTCTGGATTTCAGAAGCAACTGGTTCAAAACTCTTCTGTCTTCAGCAATTTTTGTTGTAAGCGGTGCCGGATTTGTTCTGTCTGTTGAAAATACAACTGTCGCCAATACAGTTGTTATTCTCAGTATGGCTCCGCTTTTCGCCGCACTTTTCACAAGAATTTTTCTGGGAGAACCGGTTAAAAGTAAAACGTGGATTGCCATGATAATCTCACTTATAGGCGTTATAATAATTTTTCAGGATTCTCTGGGAAGTTTAAATTTAAAGGGGGATATCATAGCTGTCATAACAGCCGCTTCCATGGGTCTTAATCTCACATTTCTGAGGAAAAATCCGGAATTGAAAAGAACTCCGATTGTCTGTATCAGCGGCTTCATGCTGGGATTTGCTTTTCTGCCGCTGGCTGCACCTCTTGATATGGGTGTTAATTCTTATATTGTGCTTGGAATCATGGGGCTTTTTCAAATGCCCATGGCAATGATTTTTATGGCAAGCGCCACAAGATATATTACTTCGCCGGAAGCCAGCATGTTTCAGCTGATAGAATCTGTGCTTGGGCCTGTCTGGGTTTGGCTTGCAATTGGTGAGAAACCGCCGGAAGCCACTTTCATCGGTGGTGCAATAATACTTCTTACTCTCTTTGTTCACTCTTATACCGAACTAAAACGCAGAAAATCCAAACCGGATATTCTCCAATAA